The Bacillota bacterium genome contains the following window.
CAAACCTTCCGCATGAATTAGAGCCTTAAAGTAAACGCTTCCTGTGTCAAGGCGTTGTGCAGATGACAGACGGCAACCGCCAGGGCATCCGCGACGTCATCCGGGGAAAGGGGGGATTCGAGCCCGCACAACCGCTGCACCATATATTTGACCTGTTCTTTGGTCGCTCTTCCCATCCCGGTTACGGCTCGTTTCACCGCCGGCGGAGAATACTCGAACACCGGACAATCGGCCTCGGCCGCAGCCAAAAGGGTCATCCCCCTGGCGTATGCCACAGCCATCGCCGTCCGGACATTTTTATTGAAAAAAAGATCCTCTACAGCCACCGCATCGGGCTTGAATTCGCTGATAACCCGCGTCACATCGTGGTAAATCGTCTGGAGCCTGCGTGTCAGAGGCCAGTCGGACTCCGTGGCGAAGTAGCCGTAGCAGACCGGTACGAGTTTTGAGCCCTTGCCCTCTTTCACCAGGCCGTATCCGGTAATCGCCGTGCCTGGATCGACCCCCAAGACCAGCACACACCACCCTCCCCACAGCTGAGCTCCCGGCTTACCGCAGGACTTTTTATGAAGCCGCGGGTTCTTCGTTACACGCAATAAACCGGCGTTAGATGGCTTTGCAAAAGTTCACCCAGCCGTTCGTGGCGCTTTGACAGACACCCGCCCACGCCGAAAGCGGTCTGGGGCCTAACTAATGAATTCCACGCGGATTCTGCTATTCCTGCAGCTCATCGAGGTTCTCCAAAGCTGCATTGAGCTGAGAGTCATTTTCAAATTCGATCTCACGCCGCAACACGGCCTTGATCGCGGGGGACTGAGCCTGAAAATTCATGGCCTTTTCGAGCTTCTCGCGTACTGTGGGCGTTAATGACGATTGAACAAGACGCCTCTCTCGTCTTAAAAGCTTTTGGTTAAAACCCAGTGGTCCCTCAAAAATGGCAACATGACCGGAATCCAATCCTATATGGCGGTACAATTTATGCCGCGGGCAGAAATCTTCTGTCCTACAAGTCAGGTATAATACAGCAGGTAAATGTGCGTCAATGCTCCAGCCGGCGTCTTCCGGATAACGCTTTTTAAGACCTTTTACGTCCAGACTTATCAACGCTTTGGGTACGGGTCCTTCCGCAAGCCTTTCCCGTTCACCGCATATGTACGCTCGCTCTACGGTAACCACTGTGGAAGACTTTACAATCTCCTTTTTCCAGAAGATCAAGGAACTCACGGGCCTTGCTGAAAGCATGAAAGCTAATAGAATGCCGAGTATAACGAGAAAAAGAGCAATAACCCACCAGAGCCTCTTCTTCATACATCTTCCTCCTCTGGAGAATTATGCCCGTTTAGCAGGTCGGTTATTCTAAGTTTAAACAAAACTAAGGGGCTACCTCTCGGCAGCCCCTTCCATTATCTCCGGCGGTATATCGAAGTTGGCGCAGACTTCCTCGACATCGTCGAGTTCCTCCAGGCTCTGCACCAACCTTAGCACCCTCGCAGCCTCTTCTCCGGCTACCGGCACGGTGTTCTGGGGAACCAAGACAATTTCCGCTTCTTCCACCGGCACTCCCTGTTCCTCCAGGTCCGATTTCAACCGTGCCAACTCCTGCGGGGCGGTGGTAATCTCAAACCCGTCTTCCACCTGTCTAAGATCCTCCGCACCGCTTTCAAGCGCCAGGAGCAAAAGATCTTCCTCCGACAAATCACCTTTTCCTACCAGAACCAGCCCTTTTTCCTGGAACAGCCAGGAGACGCATCCGGACTCCCCCAGGCTCCCGCCGTTTCTGCTCAAAACATGACGCACCTCGGACGCCGTCCGGTGCCGGTTATCCGTAGTCACCTTTATTAGAACCGCCACACCCGCGGGTCCGTAACCTTCATAGATAACCTCTTCAAAATTGCCGCCGCCGGTTTCCCCTGCTCCCTTTTGAACGGCTCTCTGGATGTTATCTAAAGGAATATTTGCTTCCTTAGCCCGCTGGATAGCCGTCTTAAGACGAAAATTAGCTTCCGGATCCCCTCCACCCTGCCGCGCGGCCATTATTATCTCGCGCGACAGCCGCGTAAACACCTTTCCCCGCTGAGCATCTGTTTTAGCCTTTTTTCTTTTTATTTGCGCCCATTTAGAATGCCCTGACAAACTTCGTCACCTTAACTTTTTACGATTGTCCCCGCGCGAAGCCGCTCAACTTAGAATTCCGGCATCGGCGGTATTTTCTTTTTATGAAGGTTTGCTCCACAAAGAAATTCTATTTTCTTTCGGGAAGTCGGAGATGCCTCGCCGGTAAGCAGGTATTGATCCAATTCGTCATATGTAAAGCCGAGTTCCCCGGCGTCAACCTGTCCTTCCCAAAGACACGCCGAAGGCGGTCGCTGTATAATCGGCTTGGGTACCCCGAGATATTCGGCAACTTCCCGCACCTGGAATTTCAACAGGTTCCCGATCGGCAGCACATCCGCTCCCCCGTCGCCGTACTTGGTAAAATAACCGATCGCCAGTTCGGACCGGTTGCTGGTTCCCGCAACCAGAGCGCGCCGCCGGTTTGCATGGAAGTAAAGCGTGGTCATCCTCAGCCGCGGTTTCATATTAGCCAGACATATATCCTTCTTATCAAGCTCAGCAAGTGTTTTACCGGTCAAAGTCTCGGCGAGTAAACGGTAGACCTCGTTGAGAGAAACGGTCTTAAATTCTATGCCGAAGTGTTTCGCGGTCGTTTCGGCGTCTTCCGCGTCCCTTTTCTCACTGAAACATGGCATAATTATGCCCAGGGTGTTGCCGGGGCATGCCTTTTTGCAAAGCGCTGCCACCACCGCCGAATCGATTCCTCCGCTGAGTCCGACAACGTAACCGCTCAATCCTGAGTCCTTAAGCTGCTGCGCCAGCCAGTCGGTTAAGGAGGAAACCAACTCTTTAGTCCGCAAGACGATCCCTCCATGCCAATTTACCAGCATAATCTTATCATACAAGCCTTAGATCGTAAACTGCAACACTTTGAAAATACGCAGGATAACCACAGGTTTCGAACGCCTGTCTAAAACCAACTGTTCGTTAACCTGGTGCGTTCTTACGTTACCGGAGGTTGTTCTCTCCTGCAATACCAATTAAATACAGATGCACTGTCCGGCGCCATACTGCCGCGTCGATCGGGCTTGTTAAACACCTGTGCAGGTGAAATGCATAAACAGGTTTCCATGGGATAGAATAGCAGCAAGATTCCATACGGGAGGTGAAAAGAGATGCCGGATATCAAGTGCACGGTCACCGAGTGCGAATACAACGAAGCCGTCAAGTGCGCGGCGCCGATGATTCAGGTGGACCGCAACGGAACCGCGAGCGCCCTAAAATCGGACAACACCAAATGCGAGACCTTTAAAAAGAAATAATTTCGGGCCTGACTACTCGTCAGGCCCAAGACACTTCTCGGGATCCGCTCCTCCCCTTTCAGTTCGCGGCCGCATCCCTCGGTGGTTCAATCTTAACCGGTTTTTCGAAATCATACAGCCCCATGTTCAATAATAGTCTGGTGGAGGCTTCCTTGCTTCGGGCCTCTACCCTTATCTCGGTTATATAATATTCCTTAGGGTCAACGTAAATATGGTAGGAAAAGTCGGTAAACTGGGCGGCTAGGAAACGGTTCTTGACCTTCGGGCAAAACTCCAGCACGAGCGAGTTCTTCTTTTCGCGGTCCCTTTTTCCCTTTACGACAGCGGGTGTTTCTTGAAAATCAAGCACTACGAGAGGGTCAAGCTCGGCGATAAAAACACCGGTTTCCCCCAATCGGTCGCCTTCCATGGTTAGCCACTTGGACGAGAAACGGTCCTTGATGTAAGTCATTCCTTTGGCTTGGATGATCTCCACCGGCGAGTTGAATATCTTTCCTTTGGCACATACCTTGTCGGGCAAAACCCGCGCTCCATTCAGCTCGCTCAAGCATCGTGTTCCCTGACGGGTTACTAGCTGCGTCTTAATGTTATAAGAGTAACACTTCGCTCCCTTCGTCCGGGTCATCGCCTGCAGGAAAAGCTCCTGGGGCTGCACCGCGGTTTGAAAACACAGCGCCCGTAATAATAAGTAACCCGCACCCGTCAGTACTACCGCCAAAAGAACGATATAAAGCCACTTTCGGGAAAAGACGAACCATTTCATTATATAATCCCCCCAGCTAACGAAAGCATATGCGCCTGATTGCCACGAATATGCCTGCGGCCGGGGTAGCCGCGGGTCCAAAGAATCCCGCCAGAATACTATTATCTTCGGAAATGTAAGCGGTCCATGTTCTAAGTACCCTGTTTACAGGCGGAAAGGCCGTGAATACGCAAGCAATATAACCACGATACCAGCTTGAAACGACCGCGACGACTTCGTTCGCGCCCCCCATGAACCCATGAAGTCTTCCGCCGCAAGCTCTTCCGCCACGCAGAAAGCGATCGGGTTCGGTACATAACCCTATTTCTTCGCTTCTGTTTTTTCCTCTTCTATACCGAAGATCCTTATCAGCGGTTTCACCAGGTCCAGCGGCAGTGGGAAGACGATGGTGCTGGAGTTGTTCGCCGCAATTTCCCGCAGGGTCTGAAGGTATCGGAGTTGGACCGTAACCGGTTCCCTTGCGATAACCTTGGCCGCTTCCGATAGCTTTTCCGACGCCTGCAGTTCGCCTTCGGCATGAATGATTTTCGCGCGGCGTTCCCGTTCCGCCTCGGCCTGCGCCGCCATCGCCCGCTGCATCGTTCCCGGCAGTTCTACATCCCTGACCTCGACAAGGCCTACCTTTACGCCCCAGGGCTCTGTGCCCTCGTCGATGATTTGCTGCAGGCGTTGATTGATCGCCTCGCGTTGGGACAGCAGTTCGTCGAGCTCCGACTGCCCGAGGACGCTTCGCAAAGTCGTCTGGGCTAGCTGGGACGTGGCGTGAACCGGATCGATCACCTTAATTACCGCGTCCACCGGATTGATTATCCTGAAGTAAACAACCGCGTTAACCTTGACGGTAACGGTATCCCGGGTAATGACCTCTTGCGTGGGGACCTCCATGGTGACCACCCGCAGGTCGACCTTTCGCATCCTTTCAATAATAGGAATCAGCAGGAAAATCCCCGGGCCGCGCGCGCCGACGCAACGGCCGAGCCGAAAAATGACGCCGCGCTCATACTCCTGGACCACCCGGATCGATGAAGCGAATATCAAGACCGCCAGGATAACGATGGTTATGGCAAAACTAAACATAAAGGCACCTCCTTAGAAAATAGTACTTCTTTCGGTGGGCGCGACGATAAGCAACGCATTGCTGCGTCAGCCGGGGGAGCCGAATCCTCACGTACGCACTTAGTACGCTCCGGTTCGTCTCCGCCGGTCTTCCTTGCACTACATCACTTCTCGCCGCGTTCCGTTTATGTTACATTTCTACAGCCAAGCAACACGCTTACGGGTCCAATTTTTCAGATTTCGTTGTGCCGCAACGCGGCATGGTCACCTCCTTAATAAGTTCAAGGTTCAAAGTTTAAGGTCTGGGTTCGAGGTCAAAATTAAGCTTCCGGCTTTAAGGTTTAAGGTGGAAACTGTGTATATTTTGGCCTACCGGCGTAACATTTAACCTACCCGGT
Protein-coding sequences here:
- the ruvC gene encoding crossover junction endodeoxyribonuclease RuvC, which gives rise to MLVLGVDPGTAITGYGLVKEGKGSKLVPVCYGYFATESDWPLTRRLQTIYHDVTRVISEFKPDAVAVEDLFFNKNVRTAMAVAYARGMTLLAAAEADCPVFEYSPPAVKRAVTGMGRATKEQVKYMVQRLCGLESPLSPDDVADALAVAVCHLHNALTQEAFTLRL
- a CDS encoding YebC/PmpR family DNA-binding transcriptional regulator translates to MSGHSKWAQIKRKKAKTDAQRGKVFTRLSREIIMAARQGGGDPEANFRLKTAIQRAKEANIPLDNIQRAVQKGAGETGGGNFEEVIYEGYGPAGVAVLIKVTTDNRHRTASEVRHVLSRNGGSLGESGCVSWLFQEKGLVLVGKGDLSEEDLLLLALESGAEDLRQVEDGFEITTAPQELARLKSDLEEQGVPVEEAEIVLVPQNTVPVAGEEAARVLRLVQSLEELDDVEEVCANFDIPPEIMEGAAER
- the nadE gene encoding NAD(+) synthase codes for the protein MRTKELVSSLTDWLAQQLKDSGLSGYVVGLSGGIDSAVVAALCKKACPGNTLGIIMPCFSEKRDAEDAETTAKHFGIEFKTVSLNEVYRLLAETLTGKTLAELDKKDICLANMKPRLRMTTLYFHANRRRALVAGTSNRSELAIGYFTKYGDGGADVLPIGNLLKFQVREVAEYLGVPKPIIQRPPSACLWEGQVDAGELGFTYDELDQYLLTGEASPTSRKKIEFLCGANLHKKKIPPMPEF
- a CDS encoding DUF1540 domain-containing protein, producing the protein MPDIKCTVTECEYNEAVKCAAPMIQVDRNGTASALKSDNTKCETFKKK
- a CDS encoding SPFH domain-containing protein; the encoded protein is MFSFAITIVILAVLIFASSIRVVQEYERGVIFRLGRCVGARGPGIFLLIPIIERMRKVDLRVVTMEVPTQEVITRDTVTVKVNAVVYFRIINPVDAVIKVIDPVHATSQLAQTTLRSVLGQSELDELLSQREAINQRLQQIIDEGTEPWGVKVGLVEVRDVELPGTMQRAMAAQAEAERERRAKIIHAEGELQASEKLSEAAKVIAREPVTVQLRYLQTLREIAANNSSTIVFPLPLDLVKPLIRIFGIEEEKTEAKK